In Desulfofundulus kuznetsovii DSM 6115, the following are encoded in one genomic region:
- a CDS encoding SLC13 family permease, translating to MSAQFQVIFATAVFLITYAVIVSEKIHRSVAALAGAALVVLFGIINPEEATEAIDFNTIGLLVGMMVIVGITRETGVFEYLAIKAARQAKGEPLRIMAALSLVTAVLSAFLDNVTTVLLIVPVTFAIASQLRISPIPFLIAEILASNIGGTATLIGDPPNIMIGSKTGLGFMDFIINLTPVIVVIYVLTIFALRLIYRRQLVARPDLQAAIMNLDERDEIKDPVLLKKCLFVLFLTIGGFVLHQYVHLESSVIALSGASLLLLLSREDPEHALHAVEWPVIFFFVGLFVVVGALEKVGVIEAIARFSLDVTGGQLVPAAMLILWLSAIASAFVDNIPFVATMIPLIQDMGRLGDLGNLNLLWWSLSLGACLGGNGTVIGASANVVVTGMAEKRGHPITFIGFFKVAFPLMIMSIVVSTVYLLVWHHFPGIPSMLGTLAVGLILAVLVGLLQRLEARRSRETASHN from the coding sequence TTGTCTGCACAATTCCAGGTTATCTTTGCCACGGCGGTATTTCTCATTACCTATGCGGTGATTGTTTCCGAAAAAATACACCGTTCGGTGGCTGCCCTGGCCGGTGCAGCCCTGGTGGTTCTTTTCGGAATCATCAATCCCGAGGAAGCTACGGAGGCCATCGATTTCAACACCATCGGGCTTCTGGTGGGCATGATGGTGATCGTGGGTATCACCCGGGAGACGGGGGTTTTTGAGTACCTGGCCATCAAGGCTGCCCGGCAGGCCAAAGGGGAGCCCCTGCGCATTATGGCCGCCCTTTCCCTGGTCACGGCAGTACTGTCGGCCTTTTTGGATAACGTGACCACCGTTCTCCTCATTGTACCTGTGACCTTTGCCATTGCCAGCCAGTTGCGCATCAGTCCCATACCTTTTTTGATTGCGGAAATTCTTGCCTCCAACATCGGCGGTACAGCCACCCTGATTGGGGACCCGCCCAACATCATGATTGGGAGCAAGACCGGTTTGGGTTTTATGGACTTCATCATAAACCTTACTCCGGTAATCGTAGTAATTTATGTATTGACTATATTTGCTTTGCGCTTGATCTACCGCCGCCAGCTGGTAGCCCGGCCCGACTTGCAGGCGGCCATTATGAACCTGGACGAGCGGGATGAGATCAAGGATCCGGTGCTGCTTAAAAAGTGCCTTTTCGTATTGTTCCTCACCATCGGCGGTTTTGTGCTGCACCAGTACGTCCACCTGGAGTCCTCGGTAATTGCCCTGTCCGGGGCCAGCCTTTTATTGTTGCTCAGCCGGGAGGATCCCGAGCACGCCCTACACGCTGTGGAATGGCCGGTAATCTTTTTCTTCGTGGGCCTCTTTGTGGTGGTGGGTGCGCTGGAAAAGGTGGGCGTGATTGAAGCCATTGCCCGGTTTTCCCTGGATGTAACCGGAGGGCAGCTGGTGCCGGCGGCCATGTTGATTTTATGGTTGTCGGCCATTGCCTCGGCCTTCGTGGACAACATCCCCTTTGTGGCCACCATGATTCCTCTCATCCAGGATATGGGCCGCCTGGGGGACCTGGGCAACCTGAACCTGCTCTGGTGGTCGCTTTCCCTGGGGGCCTGTTTGGGGGGTAACGGGACCGTCATTGGCGCTTCGGCCAACGTAGTGGTCACCGGTATGGCTGAAAAGCGCGGTCATCCCATTACCTTCATCGGCTTCTTCAAGGTAGCCTTCCCCTTGATGATTATGTCCATTGTCGTATCCACGGTTTACCTGCTGGTCTGGCACCATTTTCCCGGCATTCCCTCCATGCTGGGGACGCTGGCGGTGGGGTTAATTCTGGCCGTGCTTGTGGGGCTGTTGCAGCGGCTGGAAGCCCGCCGGTCCCGGGAAACCGCTTCCCATAACTGA
- a CDS encoding hydroxyacid dehydrogenase, whose product MKIVVSELIWEEGLQILSELGNVVYDASLWKQDLARELADADALVVRNQTRVTREMIQAAPRLKVIGRLGVGLDNIDLAAAREAGIPVVYARNANAISVAEYVFAAMLTFARRLEEATAHVKGGGWNRRFYTRMELYGKTLGLIGTGEIGTRLAHRAQAFGMKILGYDPFIPPYEVACTEFGVQLADLKTVLSQADFVSLHVPLNNATRNLINRETLSLMKPSAYLINTARGGVVNEEDLYNALREGKISGAALDVLAQEPPQDSPLFKLNNVILTPHIAGLTEEAQVKTSLLVAQEVVKILRGEPSSCVVR is encoded by the coding sequence GTGAAAATAGTTGTGAGCGAGCTCATCTGGGAAGAGGGGCTGCAAATCCTCTCCGAACTGGGAAACGTGGTTTATGATGCCAGCCTGTGGAAACAGGACCTGGCCCGGGAACTGGCGGATGCCGATGCCCTGGTGGTGCGCAACCAGACCCGGGTGACCAGGGAAATGATCCAGGCGGCCCCTCGCTTAAAGGTTATCGGGCGGTTGGGTGTCGGTCTGGATAACATCGACCTGGCGGCGGCCAGGGAGGCCGGCATTCCGGTAGTGTATGCCCGGAACGCCAACGCCATCTCGGTGGCCGAGTATGTTTTCGCGGCCATGCTTACCTTTGCCCGGCGGCTGGAGGAGGCTACCGCCCACGTGAAAGGGGGCGGCTGGAACCGCCGTTTCTACACTAGGATGGAGTTATACGGTAAAACCCTGGGTCTCATCGGAACCGGTGAAATCGGCACCCGCCTGGCCCACCGGGCGCAGGCTTTTGGCATGAAAATACTGGGCTACGATCCCTTTATTCCTCCCTATGAAGTGGCCTGCACCGAATTTGGCGTGCAGCTTGCCGATTTAAAGACCGTCCTTTCCCAGGCTGATTTTGTCAGCCTGCACGTGCCGTTAAATAATGCCACCCGCAACTTGATCAACAGGGAAACCCTTTCCCTGATGAAGCCTTCGGCCTACCTGATTAACACCGCCCGGGGCGGGGTGGTGAATGAGGAGGACCTGTACAACGCCCTCCGGGAGGGTAAGATCAGCGGTGCGGCGCTGGATGTGCTTGCCCAGGAACCGCCGCAGGATTCCCCCCTGTTTAAACTGAACAATGTGATTTTAACTCCCCACATAGCCGGCTTAACTGAGGAAGCACAGGTAAAAACATCGCTTCTCGTGGCTCAGGAAGTAGTCAAGATCCTGCGGGGCGAGCCGTCAAGCTGCGTGGTTAGATAA
- a CDS encoding Ldh family oxidoreductase has product MADKFSVETLTKFCRELLVAAGVPEGDADVVTDVLIDTSLEGIDTHGISRLPIYLSRVRNGRINARPRITVERSGAVAVVDGDNGLGQLVAVRSMEVAIGLAAEYGVGFVATKHSNHFGAASYYCKMAARRQMVGMAFSNTPPGIPPWGGRRPYFGTNPIAFAFPTDKHPVVVDMSSSTVARGNIILAAKEGREIPPGWAIDADGRPTTDPKKALEGAVLPVGGAKGYALALAVEVMSGIISGSAYGPEVGWIYDESLKPVNIGHSFIAIDVSRLMPVETFHERMADMIRGIKAVPLAEGFERILIPGERRQMKADERLTGGIPVSENLLKEFNELAGELGVQPLEAC; this is encoded by the coding sequence ATGGCAGATAAATTTTCCGTGGAAACCTTGACTAAATTTTGCCGGGAACTCCTGGTAGCTGCCGGCGTGCCCGAAGGGGATGCGGATGTAGTTACCGATGTATTAATCGATACCAGCCTGGAAGGCATTGATACCCACGGCATCAGCCGCCTGCCTATTTACCTTTCCCGTGTTAGAAACGGGCGGATCAATGCCCGGCCGCGGATTACCGTGGAAAGGTCGGGAGCCGTGGCCGTCGTAGACGGGGACAACGGCCTGGGGCAGCTGGTGGCCGTACGTTCCATGGAGGTGGCCATTGGTTTGGCGGCGGAATACGGCGTAGGGTTTGTGGCCACCAAACACAGCAACCATTTCGGTGCCGCCTCCTATTACTGTAAGATGGCCGCCCGGCGGCAAATGGTAGGCATGGCCTTTTCCAACACCCCTCCCGGAATTCCTCCCTGGGGTGGCAGGCGGCCTTATTTCGGCACCAACCCCATTGCCTTTGCCTTTCCTACGGACAAGCACCCGGTGGTGGTGGACATGTCCTCTTCCACCGTGGCCCGGGGGAACATCATCCTGGCGGCCAAGGAAGGGCGGGAGATTCCCCCCGGTTGGGCCATCGATGCCGACGGGCGGCCCACCACTGACCCCAAAAAGGCGCTGGAAGGAGCGGTCCTGCCGGTGGGTGGCGCCAAAGGGTACGCCCTGGCCCTGGCCGTGGAAGTGATGTCGGGAATCATTTCCGGCTCGGCTTACGGGCCCGAAGTGGGCTGGATTTATGACGAAAGCCTGAAGCCCGTGAACATCGGCCACAGCTTTATCGCCATCGATGTGTCCCGCCTGATGCCGGTGGAAACCTTCCATGAGCGGATGGCTGATATGATCCGCGGTATTAAGGCCGTGCCTTTGGCCGAAGGGTTTGAGCGCATTTTGATCCCTGGCGAAAGGCGGCAGATGAAAGCCGACGAGAGGTTAACAGGCGGTATCCCGGTAAGCGAGAACCTGCTCAAGGAGTTTAACGAGCTGGCAGGAGAACTGGGTGTACAGCCTCTGGAGGCATGTTAA